One window from the genome of Azospirillaceae bacterium encodes:
- a CDS encoding acyl-CoA dehydrogenase — protein sequence MDFAYSPRTREYMARVSSFMDRHVYPAEPRFFQQVADGDRWQPTQVIEELKAKARAEGLWNLFLPDSEYGPGLTNREYAPLCEIMGRSPIAPEVFNCSAPDTGNMEVLVRYGTAEQKEAWLKPLLAGEIRSAFAMTEPDVASSDATNIQSSIVRDGDHYVINGRKWWTSGIGDPRCRIIIFMGKSDPRNPDRYKQQSMVLVPRDTPGVTVKRMLPVFGYDDAPHGHGEVLFENVRVPVSNILLGEGRGFEIAQGRLGPGRIHHCMRLIGLAERSLETMCKRVKSRVAFGQAISEFTTTLERIAEARIKIEQARLLTLKAAYMMDTVGNKDARMEIAMIKVAAPNMACEVIDWAIQAHGAAGVSDDFPLAYAYACARTLRLADGPDEVHRNQIGKLELRKYN from the coding sequence ATGGACTTCGCCTACTCGCCGCGCACCCGGGAATACATGGCGCGCGTGTCCAGCTTCATGGACCGCCACGTCTACCCGGCCGAGCCGCGGTTCTTCCAACAGGTCGCGGACGGCGACCGGTGGCAACCGACCCAGGTGATCGAGGAACTGAAGGCGAAGGCCCGGGCCGAGGGGCTTTGGAACCTGTTTCTGCCGGACAGCGAGTACGGCCCCGGCCTGACCAACCGCGAGTACGCCCCCTTGTGCGAGATCATGGGTCGTTCGCCCATCGCGCCGGAGGTTTTCAACTGTTCCGCCCCGGACACCGGCAACATGGAGGTGCTGGTCCGCTACGGCACGGCGGAACAGAAGGAGGCGTGGCTGAAGCCGCTGCTGGCGGGCGAGATCCGCTCGGCCTTCGCCATGACCGAACCGGACGTCGCGTCGTCGGACGCCACCAACATCCAAAGCTCCATCGTCCGCGACGGCGACCACTACGTGATCAACGGCCGGAAGTGGTGGACGTCGGGAATCGGCGACCCCCGGTGCAGGATCATCATCTTCATGGGCAAGAGCGACCCGCGGAACCCGGACCGCTACAAGCAGCAGTCCATGGTCCTGGTGCCCCGCGACACGCCGGGCGTGACGGTCAAGCGCATGCTGCCCGTCTTCGGCTACGACGACGCCCCGCACGGCCATGGCGAGGTGCTGTTCGAGAATGTGCGCGTGCCGGTTTCCAACATCCTGTTGGGCGAAGGCCGCGGGTTCGAGATCGCCCAGGGGCGCCTGGGGCCGGGGCGAATCCACCACTGCATGCGCCTGATCGGACTGGCCGAGCGGTCGTTGGAAACCATGTGCAAGCGGGTGAAGAGCCGGGTGGCGTTCGGCCAGGCGATCTCCGAGTTCACCACCACGCTGGAGCGCATCGCCGAGGCGCGGATCAAGATCGAGCAGGCCCGGCTGCTGACGCTCAAGGCCGCGTACATGATGGACACCGTGGGCAACAAGGATGCCCGCATGGAAATCGCCATGATCAAGGTGGCGGCCCCCAACATGGCGTGCGAGGTGATCGACTGGGCGATCCAGGCGCACGGGGCCGCCGGCGTGTCGGACGATTTCCCGCTGGCCTACGCCTATGCCTGCGCACGGACGCTGCGTTTGGCCGACGGGCCGGACGAGGTGCACCGCAACCAGATCGGCAAGCTGGAACTGCGCAAGTACAACTGA
- a CDS encoding class I SAM-dependent methyltransferase gives MEDTEYDLMAGVEDRMWWYRAVHANLVAAHRRHAGPGRGPILDAGCGTGGFLAHFAGADPGRPLVGLDFHPRACAYTRRKTGAAVVAGSINELPFADGSMDAIFSSDVLCHRAVDEARALAEFLRCLKPGGALVLNLPAYEWMKSVHDHRVHNARRYTRGGLKRTLRAAGFARIHCGYWNTVLFPLMVLRRKLLTSRDEASDVMEYPPLLNRLFLALTDLERAVMRTGASLPFGGSVLAVAVKAG, from the coding sequence ATGGAGGACACCGAATACGACCTGATGGCCGGGGTCGAGGACCGGATGTGGTGGTACCGCGCGGTCCACGCGAACCTTGTGGCCGCCCACCGGCGCCATGCGGGGCCCGGCCGCGGGCCCATTCTCGATGCGGGCTGCGGGACCGGCGGTTTCCTGGCGCATTTCGCCGGGGCGGATCCCGGCCGGCCGCTCGTCGGGTTGGACTTCCACCCGCGCGCCTGTGCCTACACGCGGCGCAAGACCGGGGCGGCCGTGGTGGCGGGCTCGATCAACGAGCTTCCGTTCGCCGACGGCTCGATGGACGCGATCTTCTCCAGCGACGTGCTGTGCCACCGCGCGGTGGACGAGGCGAGGGCGCTGGCCGAGTTCCTGCGGTGCCTGAAGCCGGGCGGCGCGCTGGTGCTGAACCTTCCGGCCTACGAGTGGATGAAGTCGGTCCATGACCACCGGGTCCACAATGCCCGGCGGTACACCCGTGGCGGGTTGAAGCGGACCTTGCGCGCGGCCGGGTTTGCGCGCATCCATTGCGGCTACTGGAACACCGTACTGTTCCCGTTGATGGTGCTGCGCCGCAAGCTGCTGACGTCCAGGGACGAGGCCAGCGACGTGATGGAATATCCGCCGCTGCTCAACCGTTTGTTCCTGGCGTTGACGGATCTGGAGCGGGCCGTCATGCGGACCGGTGCAAGCCTGCCGTTCGGCGGGTCGGTGCTGGCCGTGGCCGTGAAGGCCGGGTGA
- a CDS encoding SDR family oxidoreductase, with protein MTQTIRLDGKVALVTGASSGLGERFAMVLAEAGADVALCARRTDKMQGLAERIRAMGRRAAVIGMDVTDVAGIRAGVQQARDALGPVSILVNNSGISGEQKLVDVDEETYDRTFDTNTKGAFFVAQAVARQMIEGNVKGRIINIASVVGVKPVARIGIYSMSKAAAVMMTRAMALEWARYEINTNAICPGYIETDINRHHWTTEAGRKLIQMLPRRRIGQPEDLDGLLLLLASDEARFINGAIITADDGMSVT; from the coding sequence ATGACCCAGACCATACGCCTGGACGGCAAGGTGGCCCTCGTCACAGGGGCGTCCAGCGGCTTGGGCGAGCGCTTCGCCATGGTGTTGGCCGAAGCCGGCGCCGACGTGGCACTGTGCGCGCGGCGGACGGACAAGATGCAGGGTCTGGCCGAACGGATCCGGGCCATGGGCCGGCGGGCCGCCGTCATCGGCATGGACGTCACCGACGTTGCGGGCATCCGGGCCGGCGTCCAGCAGGCGCGGGATGCGTTGGGTCCGGTCTCCATCCTGGTCAACAACTCCGGCATCTCGGGCGAGCAGAAGCTGGTGGACGTGGACGAGGAAACCTACGACCGCACCTTCGATACCAACACCAAGGGCGCATTCTTCGTGGCCCAGGCGGTCGCCCGGCAGATGATCGAAGGCAACGTGAAGGGCCGGATCATCAACATCGCGTCGGTGGTGGGCGTGAAGCCGGTGGCCCGGATCGGCATCTACAGCATGTCCAAGGCGGCGGCGGTGATGATGACCCGCGCCATGGCATTGGAATGGGCGCGGTACGAGATCAACACCAACGCCATCTGCCCCGGCTACATCGAGACCGACATCAACCGCCACCACTGGACCACCGAAGCCGGCCGGAAGCTGATCCAAATGCTGCCCCGCCGCCGCATCGGACAGCCGGAGGACCTGGACGGGCTGCTGCTGCTGCTGGCCTCGGACGAAGCCCGGTTCATCAACGGCGCGATCATCACCGCCGACGACGGCATGTCGGTGACCTGA
- a CDS encoding phosphotransferase, with translation MGDADRFSGTMPVGERSRFEVAGLERWMEAQVEGFRGPLTVEQFKGGQSNPTYKLTSPSGRYVLRRKPPGKLLPSAHAVDREYRVMTALGRTGFPVPRTFGLCEDEAVIGTAFFVMDHVDGRIFWDPLLPDMSPAQRAALFDDMNEVMARLHKVDAVAAGLADFGKPGNFFERQIGRWTKQYRASETERIEAMERLIEWLPANIPPGDETSVVHGDYRMDNMIFHPTEPRVVAVLDWELSTLGHPLGDFAYHAMAWRLETNLFRGIMDADFANSGIPDEASYVAAYCRRTGRRDIPNWDFYIAYNMFRLAAILQGILGRVVDGTATSQHAREMGARARPVAEAGWRQVERLLGHG, from the coding sequence ATGGGCGACGCGGATCGGTTTTCCGGGACCATGCCGGTCGGCGAGCGCAGCCGGTTCGAGGTCGCGGGGCTTGAGCGTTGGATGGAGGCCCAGGTCGAGGGTTTCCGCGGGCCCCTGACGGTGGAGCAGTTCAAGGGCGGGCAATCGAATCCGACCTACAAGCTCACATCCCCGTCCGGCCGTTACGTGCTGCGGCGCAAACCGCCGGGCAAGCTTCTGCCGTCCGCCCACGCCGTGGATCGCGAATACCGGGTGATGACGGCGCTGGGCCGGACCGGCTTCCCCGTGCCGCGGACGTTCGGGCTGTGCGAGGACGAGGCGGTGATCGGCACCGCCTTCTTCGTCATGGACCATGTGGACGGCCGCATCTTTTGGGATCCGCTTCTGCCGGACATGAGCCCGGCGCAACGGGCCGCCCTGTTCGACGATATGAACGAGGTCATGGCCCGGTTGCACAAGGTGGATGCCGTGGCCGCCGGCTTGGCCGATTTCGGCAAGCCCGGCAATTTCTTCGAGCGCCAGATCGGCCGCTGGACCAAGCAGTACCGCGCCTCGGAAACCGAGCGGATCGAAGCCATGGAGCGGCTGATCGAATGGTTGCCGGCCAACATTCCGCCGGGTGACGAGACGTCGGTGGTCCACGGCGACTACCGCATGGACAACATGATCTTCCACCCCACCGAACCGCGGGTGGTGGCGGTGCTGGACTGGGAACTCTCGACGCTGGGCCATCCACTCGGCGATTTCGCCTACCACGCGATGGCGTGGCGGCTCGAAACCAACCTGTTCCGCGGGATCATGGACGCGGATTTCGCCAATTCCGGCATCCCCGACGAAGCGTCCTATGTGGCCGCCTATTGCCGGCGGACCGGCCGGCGGGACATCCCGAACTGGGACTTCTACATCGCCTACAACATGTTCCGGCTGGCGGCCATCCTGCAGGGGATCCTGGGACGGGTGGTGGACGGCACGGCCACAAGCCAGCACGCCCGCGAAATGGGCGCCCGCGCCCGGCCGGTGGCCGAAGCCGGTTGGCGGCAGGTGGAGCGCCTGTTGGGGCACGGGTGA
- the dapB gene encoding 4-hydroxy-tetrahydrodipicolinate reductase translates to MVVRVVLAGATGWVGKALVAAIGAAPDMELVGAVSRRAAGRDIGVANGGDPLGLICTAMLEEALSVPSDVVVDYTKPDAVKRHALAAVGAGRAVVVGTSGLTAEDYAEIDAAARAGGVGVIAAGNFSITAALMQRFALMAAAYVADVEVVDYASAGKPDVPSGTARELAERLSAARKPATSKPVADLFGPKELRGGAIGSGEGGPVQVHSLRLPSYILSCEAVFGAPDERLTIRHDAGSSAAPYVAGTLLAVRRVREQAGLRRGLDTLLE, encoded by the coding sequence ATGGTGGTCCGCGTGGTGTTGGCCGGGGCGACCGGCTGGGTGGGCAAGGCATTGGTGGCGGCGATCGGCGCCGCACCGGACATGGAGCTGGTCGGCGCCGTGTCCCGGCGCGCGGCCGGTCGGGACATCGGGGTCGCCAACGGCGGGGACCCGCTCGGTCTGATCTGTACGGCTATGTTGGAGGAGGCGTTGTCCGTGCCGTCGGATGTGGTGGTGGACTACACCAAGCCGGACGCCGTGAAGCGCCACGCGTTGGCCGCGGTCGGCGCCGGCCGGGCGGTGGTGGTCGGCACGTCCGGCCTGACGGCGGAGGACTATGCCGAGATCGACGCGGCCGCGCGGGCCGGCGGGGTGGGCGTGATCGCCGCCGGCAACTTCTCGATCACCGCCGCATTGATGCAGCGCTTCGCACTGATGGCCGCCGCGTACGTCGCGGACGTCGAGGTGGTCGACTACGCGTCGGCCGGCAAGCCCGACGTCCCCAGCGGGACCGCGCGCGAGCTGGCCGAACGGCTGTCCGCCGCGCGCAAGCCCGCCACCTCGAAGCCGGTGGCCGATCTGTTCGGCCCGAAGGAGCTGCGCGGCGGCGCCATCGGCAGCGGCGAGGGCGGCCCCGTCCAGGTCCATTCCCTGCGCCTGCCGAGCTACATCCTGTCCTGCGAGGCGGTGTTCGGCGCCCCGGACGAGCGGCTGACCATCCGCCACGACGCCGGTTCGAGCGCAGCCCCCTATGTTGCCGGCACGCTGCTGGCGGTGCGCCGCGTGCGCGAGCAGGCGGGCCTGCGGCGGGGGTTGGATACGTTGCTGGAGTGA
- a CDS encoding 2'-deoxycytidine 5'-triphosphate deaminase, with amino-acid sequence MTHPSAEPERSAGVLPSQALRAAIADGQITGLQAIGEDQIQPASLDLRLGEVAYRVRASFLPGPRATVREKIDAFKLYQIDLTAGAVLEQDCVYIVPLLEGLNLKRRVTALANPKSSAGRLDVFARVITDHGAEFDQIRDGYSGPLYAEISPRSFPVKVRTGTRLTQLRLRKGTASFSDTALRRLQDEAKLVTGDAAQDYVKGGRVAFTVDLAGTGGGEIVGWKARRNAGLVDFDLVGHYDPADFWDPVHAHPGGIVLNPNDFYILASKEAVSVPADHAAEMLAYDALVGEFRVHYAGFFDPGFGTAEGGGQGSRAVLEVRARDVPFIIEDGQMVGRLVYERLTTRPDKLYGSGISSNYQGQSLKLGKQFQTPA; translated from the coding sequence ATGACGCACCCCTCTGCCGAGCCGGAACGTTCCGCAGGCGTCCTGCCGAGCCAGGCGCTGCGCGCCGCCATCGCGGACGGGCAGATCACGGGGCTGCAAGCCATCGGCGAGGACCAGATCCAGCCTGCCAGCCTCGACCTTCGCCTTGGCGAAGTCGCCTACCGTGTGCGCGCCAGCTTCCTGCCGGGCCCGCGGGCGACCGTCCGCGAGAAGATCGACGCCTTCAAGCTGTACCAGATCGACCTGACCGCCGGTGCGGTCCTGGAGCAGGATTGCGTCTACATCGTCCCGTTGCTGGAGGGCCTGAACCTCAAGCGCCGGGTCACCGCGCTCGCCAACCCCAAGAGCTCGGCCGGACGGCTTGACGTGTTCGCCCGGGTCATCACCGACCATGGCGCGGAATTCGACCAGATCCGCGACGGCTATTCCGGCCCGCTCTACGCCGAGATTTCGCCCCGCAGCTTCCCGGTGAAGGTGCGCACCGGCACGCGGCTCACCCAGTTGCGCCTGCGCAAGGGCACGGCCAGCTTCAGCGACACCGCGCTGCGCCGCCTGCAGGACGAGGCCAAGCTCGTCACCGGCGACGCGGCCCAGGACTATGTGAAGGGCGGCCGCGTGGCGTTCACGGTGGATCTGGCCGGGACGGGCGGTGGCGAGATCGTCGGCTGGAAGGCCCGGCGCAATGCGGGTCTGGTGGACTTCGACCTGGTCGGCCACTACGACCCGGCGGACTTCTGGGATCCCGTGCACGCCCATCCCGGCGGCATCGTGCTGAACCCCAACGATTTCTACATTCTGGCCTCGAAGGAGGCGGTGTCCGTGCCCGCCGACCACGCGGCCGAGATGCTGGCCTATGATGCGCTGGTCGGCGAGTTCCGCGTCCATTACGCGGGCTTCTTCGATCCCGGCTTCGGCACGGCGGAAGGCGGCGGACAGGGCAGCCGTGCCGTGCTGGAGGTGCGCGCCCGCGACGTGCCCTTCATCATCGAGGACGGGCAGATGGTGGGCCGTCTCGTGTACGAGCGCCTGACCACGCGCCCCGACAAGCTCTACGGGTCGGGCATCAGCAGCAACTACCAGGGCCAAAGCCTGAAACTGGGCAAGCAGTTCCAGACCCCGGCCTGA
- a CDS encoding efflux RND transporter periplasmic adaptor subunit, which yields MRALTQLAMIVVLGGAGVAAWAYREPLTSLWSAPPATAAGPQAGQQGGPRTVPVIAKPVRVGRVTETVEAVGSTLANESIVVTSKLPGVVREIRFEEGQAVRAGQVLVQLDDRETLAELEQARAARESARQTLARTRQLLEQRAAPQARVDELEQTFRGAEARVRAVEARFQDLSITAPFPGRVGLRRVSVGALVQPSTQITTLDDTSVIKLRFSVPETALAALQVGAGVDARSGAYPGRRFTGRLTVVDTRVDPVSRSVEARAELPNADGALKPGMFLSVQLVTAERPQALLVPEEALVPEGTRQFVFVVKDGRAVRTEVKLGTRIPGEAEVLEGLAPNAVVVTGGVQRIRDGAAVRPIDAPTS from the coding sequence ATGCGCGCGCTCACTCAATTGGCCATGATCGTGGTGCTGGGGGGCGCCGGCGTGGCTGCGTGGGCCTACCGGGAACCGCTGACGTCGCTGTGGTCGGCACCGCCGGCGACCGCCGCCGGTCCGCAGGCCGGCCAGCAGGGCGGCCCCCGAACGGTCCCGGTCATTGCCAAACCGGTCCGCGTCGGGCGGGTGACCGAGACGGTCGAGGCCGTCGGCAGCACGCTCGCCAACGAAAGCATCGTGGTCACCTCGAAACTGCCCGGCGTCGTCCGCGAGATCCGGTTCGAGGAAGGCCAGGCCGTGCGCGCCGGCCAGGTCCTGGTCCAATTGGACGACCGCGAGACCCTGGCCGAGCTGGAACAAGCCCGCGCCGCCCGCGAGAGCGCGCGCCAGACCCTGGCGCGGACCCGCCAACTCCTGGAGCAGCGCGCGGCCCCGCAGGCCCGCGTCGACGAGCTCGAACAGACCTTCCGCGGCGCCGAAGCGCGCGTGCGCGCGGTCGAGGCGCGCTTCCAGGACCTGTCCATCACGGCCCCCTTCCCCGGCCGCGTGGGCCTGCGCCGGGTGAGCGTCGGCGCACTGGTGCAGCCCAGCACCCAGATCACCACGCTGGACGACACGTCGGTCATCAAGCTGCGCTTCAGCGTTCCGGAAACCGCACTTGCGGCGTTGCAGGTGGGTGCGGGTGTGGACGCCCGGTCGGGCGCGTATCCGGGCCGCCGCTTCACCGGCCGGCTGACCGTCGTCGACACCCGCGTCGACCCCGTCAGCCGCTCGGTCGAAGCCAGGGCCGAACTGCCGAATGCGGACGGTGCGCTGAAACCCGGAATGTTCCTGTCCGTGCAACTGGTCACGGCCGAACGGCCGCAGGCCCTGCTGGTGCCCGAGGAGGCGCTGGTGCCGGAGGGCACGCGCCAGTTCGTGTTCGTGGTGAAGGACGGGCGCGCGGTCCGCACCGAGGTCAAGCTGGGCACCCGCATCCCGGGCGAGGCGGAAGTCCTCGAAGGGCTGGCGCCGAACGCCGTCGTCGTCACCGGCGGCGTCCAGCGCATCCGCGACGGCGCAGCGGTCCGTCCCATCGACGCCCCGACGAGCTGA
- a CDS encoding efflux RND transporter permease subunit, which produces MVISDVSIKRPVFATVVSALLVIFGLFAFSRLTVREFPLADPPIVSVGTIYRGASAAVVESKVTTLIEEAVTGIEGIRSMSAVSRDGSSSVSIEFNIDRNFDAAVNDVRDRISRVLARLPDEADSPTLSKVEADARPILIFALTAEGMNQLELTDYARRFILDRLSAVNGVAAVRIAGERKYAMRIWLDRRELAAREMTAQDVETALRRQNVELPAGRIESRQREFTVRTDTSLTTPEEFRNIVLGVREGYPIRLGEVAQVELAPEDTRGELRNNGRTSVGLMIFRQSTANALSTADDAKHEMELLRPTLPPGMSVDVATDSSVFIDRAIYEVEHAIGIALVLVIGVIFLFLRSIRATIIPAVAIPVSLIGSFMVLAALGYSINVLTLLAFVLAVGLVVDDAIVVLENIHRRIEEGEPPLLASLYGARQIGFAVIATTLVLAAVFVPLSFIPGAIGRLFREFGITVATSVLFSGVVALTLTPMLCSKLLKPVDHGGLLIRLTEPAFEAMNAAYRFVLRGALAAPLVVAAGSVGMVALAVTLFQTLPREFVPTEDRGAFQIIVQGPEGASLEYTRTNVLQIEKLLEPYIAEGVVDRITTNIAPSWGRPGDVRQAFMFVRLTPWEQRTKRQQDLVRELFPKLQQVPGVVAFASNPSGLPGGGGNQPLSFVLGGSTYEELVEWRDVLLPRLAQNPGIQNVRVNYDETKPQLRVDIDRLRAADLGVSIEDVGRTLETMLGARNVTTFQDRGTEYNVILQAKAEDRTSPRDLSNIFVRSQTTREMVPLSTVVRLSDVAGASELPRADRLRGLTFSANLAPGYTLGDAVRYVEQVVGSELPTEARLSWRGESREFKESSNSLLVIFGIALLVVFMVLAAQFESFIHPFVVMLTVPLAVTGSLLTIWWTGGTVNIYSQIGIIMLIGIVAKNGILIVEFANQLREEGHALKDAILEASVTRLRPILMTSIATAIGAVPLAIASGAGAETRSAIGWVVLGGTLFATFFTLFVVPAFYEMLAGFTKPSGWVERQLREQESRRYGQVEPEPAHGLAPGGHHPHGAVAHPPAAE; this is translated from the coding sequence ATGGTCATCTCCGACGTCTCGATCAAGCGCCCGGTCTTCGCGACCGTGGTGTCGGCCTTGCTGGTCATCTTCGGCCTGTTCGCGTTCAGCCGCCTGACCGTGCGCGAATTCCCCCTGGCCGATCCGCCCATCGTGTCCGTCGGCACCATCTACCGCGGCGCCTCGGCGGCGGTGGTGGAAAGCAAGGTCACGACCCTGATCGAGGAGGCGGTCACCGGCATCGAGGGCATCCGCTCGATGAGCGCGGTGAGCCGCGACGGCTCGTCCAGCGTCTCGATCGAATTCAACATCGACCGCAACTTCGACGCGGCGGTGAATGACGTGCGCGACCGGATCTCGCGCGTGCTCGCGCGCCTGCCGGACGAGGCCGACAGCCCGACCTTGTCCAAGGTCGAGGCCGACGCGCGGCCGATCCTGATCTTCGCCCTCACGGCCGAGGGCATGAACCAGTTGGAGCTGACCGACTACGCCCGCCGGTTCATCCTGGACCGGCTGTCGGCGGTGAACGGCGTGGCCGCGGTCCGCATTGCCGGCGAGCGGAAATACGCCATGCGGATCTGGCTCGACCGCCGCGAACTGGCGGCGCGCGAGATGACCGCGCAGGACGTGGAAACCGCACTGCGCCGCCAGAACGTGGAGCTTCCGGCCGGCCGCATCGAAAGCCGCCAGCGCGAGTTCACCGTCCGCACGGACACGTCGCTGACCACGCCGGAGGAGTTCCGCAACATCGTCCTCGGCGTGCGGGAAGGCTATCCGATCCGGCTGGGCGAAGTGGCCCAGGTGGAGCTGGCCCCCGAGGACACGCGCGGCGAGCTGCGCAACAACGGCAGGACCTCCGTCGGCCTGATGATCTTCCGGCAGTCCACGGCCAACGCGCTGTCGACGGCCGACGACGCCAAGCACGAGATGGAACTGCTGCGCCCCACCCTGCCGCCCGGCATGTCGGTGGACGTGGCCACCGACAGTTCCGTCTTCATCGACCGCGCCATCTACGAGGTCGAACACGCGATCGGCATCGCGCTGGTCCTCGTCATCGGCGTGATTTTCCTTTTCCTGCGCTCCATCCGGGCCACCATCATCCCGGCCGTGGCCATTCCCGTTTCGCTGATCGGCAGCTTCATGGTGCTGGCGGCGCTCGGGTACTCGATCAACGTGCTGACGCTGCTCGCCTTCGTGCTGGCCGTCGGCCTGGTGGTCGACGATGCCATCGTGGTGCTGGAGAACATCCACCGCCGGATCGAGGAGGGCGAGCCGCCGCTCCTGGCTTCGCTGTACGGCGCGCGGCAGATCGGCTTCGCGGTGATCGCCACCACCCTGGTGCTGGCGGCGGTGTTCGTGCCGCTGTCCTTCATTCCAGGCGCCATCGGGCGGCTGTTCCGGGAATTCGGCATAACGGTCGCCACCTCGGTCCTGTTCTCGGGCGTGGTGGCGCTGACGCTGACGCCGATGCTGTGCTCCAAGCTGCTGAAGCCGGTGGACCACGGCGGCCTGCTCATACGCCTGACCGAACCGGCGTTCGAAGCGATGAACGCGGCCTACCGCTTCGTCCTGCGCGGCGCGCTGGCCGCCCCTCTGGTGGTCGCGGCCGGTTCGGTGGGCATGGTCGCGCTGGCAGTGACGTTGTTCCAGACGCTGCCCCGCGAATTCGTCCCGACCGAGGATCGCGGCGCCTTCCAGATCATCGTCCAGGGCCCCGAAGGCGCATCGCTGGAGTACACGCGCACGAACGTGCTGCAGATCGAGAAGCTGCTGGAGCCGTACATCGCGGAGGGCGTGGTCGACCGCATCACCACCAACATCGCGCCGTCGTGGGGACGGCCGGGCGACGTGCGCCAGGCATTCATGTTCGTCCGCCTGACCCCATGGGAGCAGCGGACGAAACGGCAGCAGGATCTGGTCCGGGAACTCTTCCCCAAACTCCAGCAGGTTCCCGGCGTCGTGGCGTTCGCGTCCAACCCGTCCGGCCTGCCGGGCGGCGGTGGCAACCAACCGCTGAGCTTCGTCCTGGGCGGTTCCACGTACGAGGAGCTGGTGGAGTGGCGCGATGTGCTGCTGCCGCGCCTGGCGCAGAACCCCGGCATCCAGAACGTCCGCGTGAACTACGACGAAACCAAGCCGCAGTTGCGCGTGGACATCGACCGTCTGCGCGCGGCCGACCTGGGCGTGTCGATCGAGGATGTCGGCCGGACGCTGGAGACGATGCTGGGCGCGCGGAACGTGACCACGTTCCAGGACCGCGGGACCGAGTACAACGTCATCCTCCAGGCGAAGGCCGAGGACCGGACGAGCCCGCGCGACCTGTCCAACATCTTCGTCCGCAGCCAGACCACGCGGGAGATGGTGCCGCTTTCGACCGTCGTACGACTGTCCGATGTGGCGGGTGCGTCCGAACTGCCGCGCGCCGACCGCCTGCGCGGGCTGACGTTCAGCGCCAACCTGGCCCCCGGCTACACGCTGGGCGATGCCGTCCGGTACGTCGAGCAGGTGGTGGGGAGCGAGCTGCCGACCGAGGCGCGCCTGTCGTGGCGCGGCGAAAGCCGGGAGTTCAAGGAAAGCTCCAACAGCCTGCTCGTCATCTTCGGCATCGCGCTGCTGGTCGTGTTCATGGTGCTGGCCGCCCAGTTCGAGAGCTTCATCCACCCCTTCGTGGTGATGCTGACGGTGCCGCTGGCGGTCACGGGGTCGCTTCTGACGATTTGGTGGACCGGCGGCACCGTGAACATCTACAGCCAGATCGGCATCATCATGCTGATCGGCATCGTGGCGAAGAACGGCATCCTGATCGTCGAATTCGCCAACCAGCTCCGCGAGGAGGGGCACGCGCTCAAGGACGCGATCCTGGAAGCGTCCGTCACCCGCCTGCGTCCGATCCTGATGACCTCCATCGCCACCGCCATCGGCGCGGTTCCGCTCGCCATCGCCAGCGGCGCCGGTGCCGAGACACGGTCGGCGATCGGCTGGGTCGTCCTGGGCGGCACCCTGTTCGCCACCTTCTTCACGCTGTTCGTCGTGCCGGCCTTCTACGAAATGCTGGCTGGCTTCACCAAGCCCTCGGGCTGGGTCGAGCGGCAACTGCGGGAGCAGGAAAGCCGCCGGTACGGGCAGGTCGAGCCGGAACCGGCGCACGGCCTGGCGCCGGGTGGGCACCACCCGCACGGTGCCGTGGCGCATCCGCCCGCCGCGGAGTGA
- the rsmI gene encoding 16S rRNA (cytidine(1402)-2'-O)-methyltransferase, translated as MSAHGPTLHVIATPIGNLEDVTLRAIRVLGQVAALAVEDTRVTPRLLDRHGIPRPAQVFPCHEHNEDRAVERILEVLRGGGDVGLVTDAGMPGISDPGFRAVRAVLEAGFRVEVVPGPAAVTTALVVSGLPVASFTFLGFPPRTSGKRRNLLAREAQAPHTLVFYESPHRVKALLADALAVLGDRQAAVCLELTKLHERVHRGHLTDLVADKALDAPKGEITVVIAGNARKFMRGETPASADGDADETDGEE; from the coding sequence ATGAGCGCCCACGGTCCAACCCTCCACGTCATCGCCACTCCGATCGGGAACCTGGAGGATGTGACGCTGCGGGCGATCCGCGTCCTGGGCCAGGTCGCGGCCCTTGCGGTCGAGGACACGCGCGTCACCCCCCGTCTTCTGGACCGGCACGGCATCCCACGTCCGGCACAGGTCTTCCCCTGCCACGAGCACAACGAGGACCGTGCCGTGGAGCGGATCCTGGAGGTGCTTCGGGGCGGCGGCGATGTCGGGCTGGTGACGGACGCCGGCATGCCGGGCATCTCGGACCCCGGATTCCGTGCCGTCCGTGCGGTTCTGGAGGCCGGCTTCCGGGTCGAAGTCGTCCCCGGTCCGGCGGCGGTGACCACGGCGCTGGTGGTGTCGGGGCTTCCGGTCGCCAGCTTCACCTTCCTCGGCTTTCCGCCGCGCACGTCCGGCAAGCGCCGGAACCTGCTGGCACGCGAGGCGCAGGCGCCGCACACGCTGGTTTTCTACGAATCCCCGCACCGGGTGAAGGCGCTGCTTGCCGACGCGCTGGCCGTTCTGGGCGACCGCCAAGCCGCGGTCTGCCTCGAACTGACCAAGCTGCACGAGCGCGTGCACCGCGGCCACCTTACGGATCTGGTGGCCGACAAGGCATTGGACGCGCCCAAGGGCGAGATCACGGTGGTGATCGCCGGCAATGCACGCAAGTTCATGCGGGGCGAGACGCCGGCGTCGGCGGATGGCGACGCGGACGAGACGGACGGCGAGGAATGA